From Flavobacterium sp. 102, a single genomic window includes:
- a CDS encoding glycosyl hydrolase 108 family protein translates to MADFEKAFKRTGIFEGGYTDNPDDNGNWTGGKKGVGDLVGTNYGISAPVYMAYIKRKPTVQDIKNMPHAAVKDIYKKTYWSPIRGNEINDQEVANGIYDMAVNSGVGTAIKLAKRAKRIPENKITSKMDDDFLNLLNQQ, encoded by the coding sequence ATGGCAGATTTTGAAAAAGCATTTAAGCGAACCGGTATCTTCGAAGGTGGCTATACGGATAACCCAGACGACAATGGCAATTGGACCGGAGGTAAAAAAGGAGTAGGCGATTTGGTAGGTACAAACTACGGAATCAGCGCACCTGTTTATATGGCTTACATTAAACGTAAACCAACAGTCCAAGATATCAAAAATATGCCACATGCTGCAGTAAAGGATATTTACAAAAAAACTTATTGGAGTCCAATCCGGGGCAACGAAATTAATGATCAGGAAGTTGCCAATGGAATTTATGATATGGCTGTTAATTCCGGAGTAGGTACCGCGATAAAATTGGCCAAAAGAGCCAAAAGAATTCCGGAAAATAAAATCACATCGAAAATGGACGATGATTTTCTTAACCTTTTAAATCAACAATAA
- a CDS encoding CAP domain-containing protein: MKLKFIDKLIIVLLILAVMLFCVSCEKEQETIGYQPQPTTFVGQDLDFFNLVNAMRVSRGLPTLKSELILTQNCEVHANYMNAINDMNHDYFWARYVQSFANNFGEVVSQGFINAPGIISAYQNSPDHYSILISPEFTHIGIANVNRFQCVNLASYGSGDNKKQLIKVENLTHQP, encoded by the coding sequence ATGAAACTAAAATTCATCGACAAGCTTATCATAGTTCTGCTAATCTTAGCGGTAATGCTTTTTTGTGTTAGCTGTGAAAAAGAGCAAGAAACTATTGGTTACCAACCGCAACCAACAACTTTTGTAGGTCAGGATTTAGACTTCTTTAACCTAGTCAATGCAATGCGAGTAAGTCGAGGTTTGCCAACCTTAAAATCTGAATTGATACTTACGCAAAATTGTGAAGTTCATGCTAACTACATGAACGCGATTAACGATATGAATCATGATTATTTCTGGGCGCGTTACGTTCAGTCCTTTGCTAATAATTTTGGCGAAGTAGTATCACAAGGTTTCATTAATGCGCCCGGAATTATATCGGCATACCAAAATAGTCCTGACCATTATTCTATACTTATAAGCCCTGAATTTACTCATATAGGTATTGCCAACGTGAATCGGTTTCAGTGTGTGAATTTGGCAAGTTATGGATCGGGGGATAATAAAAAGCAGTTAATCAAAGTTGAAAATTTAACCCATCAGCCATGA